GCAAGTCTACGAATACTTGATAGTCGCCTCATTTAAATGGGTGAAAAGGTCAATAAGCTGTTAAATTTAATCCCTGAATTTGAAAATTAGAAGAGCCGAATTAAATTCAAGAAAGACGAACAAAACAACGCGCACAAGAGACCCTTCAAAGTCAGGAAACTGAGATACTGCTGGGTAAGGTTGTTGAACAACTAGAGCCTTCTGAAGCTTCTCTAAGGTAAACTCACTGAAATCCATTTATGCATCGTCATCACAGTAAGTGTCAAAGTCGTACGGGTAATTGGAAACTCTATAGCGGCCAAGAAACGTTAGCAGGAATCTAAGTATACGGCAGAATTACTGGCGAAAGTTATAGGTATCGGTAACGACTTTAAGTGCCGTTACAACTATCTTTTAAGTTTCCTGTCGGGGTACTGTTGTGAGCTAGGGTGGCCTGTTTGGGGTGAAATCTGGGTAGTTTTATTCTTTTGAGGGGGCTTCGGGCAGTTTGACGGTTCATCTGTGCGTTGCTGACTGCCCAGAATTCATTAGGAACCTACACTTAGCAGAGTAGCCAATGAAACGGTTACTTTCCGTGGATTTATGTTTAGTTACAGGTTATTATGTTCGTACTACGCATAAGGATCAGTTACATTGCATCttatctcccccccccccccaaaaaaaaaaataaaaaaaataaaataaaaaattggaatttgtaaaattttaaaacttagaGATGGTTGACAACTTTTCTATCAGTCCAATATCAATGTAAATTAATACTTCACTAAAGCAACTAAATTACTAAATATTATGCAGTGGGATCAAGTAATGATTGCATCCAATTTTAAGAGCATTTTACCTGTATCTACCTAAAAGTCAGTCTTGTTTTAGTGTACATGGATAATTGGAAACAGGaagtcaaataaaaatatattttactaaAATTGTTCACAGTGTATGAATGGAAGAGCTGAGAACCTTAATCGACGTGGGTAGTGCTGACTTGTTGATTTTTCCCATAACAGCCAGCCTCTGCGGAGATCTAGGGGAAATCAGTCGGAACGGAACAGAGAAATCAAGGCCACAAAACTTTCGGTCGTCCCGATTTTTCCCGAAAATTAGTACCTACGGGTCTCCGATGATCAGTGAGAGACAAATTTTCCCTGATTAGTTATGTACAGTAACTGGTGAACTAGCTGTTACTGCATTAAGAATACCAGAACGATCACTAAGCTTTTCCCGAGTAACGAAAGGAATGTTACACATCTCCGATTATCCGAGATGATCTTAGACTAATCGGGAATGTTTGGAAGTTTCACGATTTGTAAATTTCTACCAtcaaagtaaaaataaagtaaagtggtgcatttatatagcgcccttatcacaacgtctcaaaggcgctttacaatgatcaatttacccccagcggactggaagcacatacaggcgcaaattgcagccgcttctaagcagtccatgcacgCTGGTACTCATAATTAAGAATCTTCCCAAATTGCTTCGCCCGTGTTCCATTCTCACTCTTGTCTATTGATGGCGAACATGTACAGGAAACATTAAAATGCTCCGTTTCCAGGGTCTTTCTCAGGAGATTTCGAAACTTcatcccctccccccaaatAAAGTGTGCGTGGCGCTGTGCTGCTTATTCAGTCCTCAACGCTAACCTTTGACCCCTGCTGCGTGCCTTTTCGCAGTGCCCTGAAATGTTTTCGGCCATTTcttgtggatatgaaatcaaataaagctttgatcctcgcagttataaacgcaatttttgcaattgcgcggAGAAGCCTAAACAATTCAggacttacaatacaatacaatacaatatttgtttatttccaccAATCGCAGATCTCTCTGAATTACTGGTAGGGTCAGACAATGCACTCACAAACATACAAATATACGCGtagttaaataaatataaagacaTAAATGTAGTATAAGCAATATAGTAGAAATCGAATACGCATAATTACGCACACTTAATATGAGACGCATATTTAACTGACACGAATTCTGAGAACCGGTCAGTTCGGCCAAGTAACACATGGCACGATGGTCCTGACCTCAGCGAATACGAAGTTTGCGACGAAACCACCCTGCTAGAAATTAGGGGATAAAGCGGGCTTGCGTGCATAATTTCCTTCACAAATTTCTCGCACGCCAGGTGGCGTCTGGCCTCTAGAGACAGTAGCCCGGCACGCGCGAGGGCGTCCTCGTAACTCAAGTCAGGACCAAAGATGATTCGTAGGGCTCTCTTTTGCACTCTTTCTACCGCCATGCAGAGATACTGCGGTAAGTTTGCAAAAACTACCGATGCATACTCTAGGACAGATCTTAGTAGGGAGCAGTACACAACCACCAAATCCCCATCTTGTACCCCACATGCAAACTTTCAGTTTTCTAAGAGCATAGAGGCGACTGTTTGATTTCCCTATTATATAGTCGCAATGAGTCGACCAACTGAGGTCCATGGAAATATACACCCCAAGGAGCTTGAacgattccaccgattcaataACAGAACCTCCTACCGCTATTGGTGGACTGTAGCAACTATTATAACGCAAAAAATCAACCCGCATCAGCTTGCACTTACTAGGGTTCAACTGCATGTTGTTACAATGAGCGAAGCTGTTAACGTCATTTACCAGATGTTTCATTACAGATGGAGAGTTGCGAGGAATTACCTCTAATATTGTTAGATCGTCTACGTACTTAATTCTAGGACCCCAGGAGCGCACCAGATCGTCTACCATGACGGCAAACAAAATGGGGCTTAGCTTAGTTCCCTGAGGAATTCCACCATTCGGGGATTTACTAGCTGACGACACGTTTGCAAGCTGGACGCGCTGAGATCTGCCTTGTAAAAAAGCTCCAACCCACCTCACCAAGGAGGGATGTAAACCAAAACCTGAGagcttcaacggggtttgaacccttgacctcgtgataccggtgcaacgctctaaccaactgagctatgaagccactgaagttgggaaccggtcatttgtgggttctaatgttcccttgaggaatgaatcaatgatgaaatgatacatgtatatgaagtggatcatatatgaactgcggatatgaaatcaagtgaagctatgatcctcgcagttatgaacgcaatttttgcaattgcgtagagaagcctgaaaaatttaggacttcaacggggtttgaacccgtgacttcgcgattccggtgcgacgctctaaccaactgagctatgaagccactgacgttgggagctggtcatttgtggatcatagcttcacttgatttcatatccgcagttcacatatgattcatttcatatatacccTCTCCCCCCCTTACCCTGCCCCTCGTCACAATCCTATACCGGCTGTGTGCTTTCAAAAAGGGTGCCCCATTACGAACTTTAGACATCGAACAAGCTTCCGCCTGTCAAAAAACGGAAGTCCACGTTAGTGGTTAGAGTGTTGGAGTCTAGGTACGAGTTTCGAAATTCCAATATGGCCGCGCTCCAGCAACATTGGCAGTCTCGTGATAAGACGATTACAAAACTCGGAAGATGATGTATTCGCATTCTATTATTCCTCTGCTTTGGAGCATCTTGTTACTAGTTTTGCAGACAAAAACAGATTCTACGTTTCAACCACGTTGCCAGGGACTTTTGCAGAATTTTGCAGAGGTGGTTTCGAACTTCACGTTTTGTGCAGTGAATAACTCGCGGCCATTTCGTTTCTGTTGTCATTGCAAAGACCACTACGTTGAGACCGTAAAAAGGCACAGGGTCATAGTGGATGACAAAACTTGTCACAGTGACTTGATAATGGGGGAAAAATATCAGCTTGTGGAGTCTGCTTACAATTTTGTGGAAGGTCTTTGGAAGAGTTCCAACTGTCCGCGTAAGTAATTTGATCGATGAACCTTAAATTGGCTGaggtaatagacctttttacggttatgtgcttagttacttggcctttaaatgaaagtgaggttgAGTTTGCCTTGTGATGATACAGACCTGTCACCTCtctgcttttctaatgttaatgatGCTGTTGTCATTCTAATTAGTTGGAATTTGCATAAGCAGAGACCTATCCAGGTTTGGGGGTCCTTTGGACCCCTTCTTGACAAATTGGGGTATCCAGCTAATTAATCTTCAAGACAATTATTAATATCTTTTGCCTCTTAATTgatgctgcagtaccctttcagatttctaaattgcacaaaaatgaaaTCTTATCTCTCCTCtcgaaaatgttcttaaaataaaatgatcaatttctttgaaactgttatgcTCGTTGATTCATCAgtcaaaatgtatgggctgtcaaagctccatcggTCACATCTGAAAAGGTCTCAAGGAATCCAtatgctgtaggaactgttggctccagttgataaatgatctagatctccacagccaagaaaaaaaaaacaactgaatctcaattttccattaaagagcatcatttattttattaactctTGAGGTGCAATTTAAGAACAAAAGGGTAAACACATATAAGCGATCGACACACAGTTCATCGTCGACCCGTGACTttgccatggccaatgttaataaccaagcaattgaatacattcaagtttcatggTAAACACTTTATTTTTAACACTAACTCTGAAAAAGTTGCATAAGTTGCAAAACAGACACGTTACGTGCATTTCAAGAACCCAGATGATGACATGTGCGCACCCGGAATTAATATatcaacagggtcgcacaaattaaaaactaaacatACTTTTCCGTTGGATTCTCTGGTATTTCGCTCATGATAAACAAACCTATGCTTGAAATTTGCTTGGAAAACATTCAACAAAGTGAACTTGGACAAAAATGTTTAATAATCATTGGCAGATCGAAAGTGTCACCGATTGCCTCACCTAAAAATAGTTGGGAATTCAAACACAAGaactgacaaaatgaaatcatttgacTACAAAAATCTGAAAGTAACAacttaccttgaaatttaaggaacttGATCACTTCTCCGTAGTGAGAATTTACTTTCCCATGTTTTTTCTGGcgtttgtaatttgcataaacattcaattttttttctggatcCAGTTGGACCCTTTGTTCTATATTCTATGCATCCAAAAGAAAAACCGGTCCGTTGTAGGACCCAATGAcacactctggatacatctctgcataagaaaagcagtgaagttTCTATTAAAACAGGGTCTGGCTCTAGCTTCACTTTCTTTTGTAGGCCAGGTAGTTAAGCacgcaactgtaaaatggtcaattACCCATTCTTGCAGTCTGGGGGATTGAATTGCAAAGTGCAGTGTACTACAAGATCAGTGCAGAAGCATATATAATGTGCCATTAGCAGCCTATATATATGGCGTTATTTCTCCGCCAAAATTCGACATCGGAATTTCACATCCAAGTTTTAAATTTGAGTCTTGATTTTCATATTCGACATCGAAGTTTTATATCCAACATTGAAGTTTTTAATTTGACTTTGAAGTGGAAAATTCTGTATTTCACCTTTgactttcaagtttcaaattcaaCTTGCAAGTTTTGAATTGAACTTCACTCATGAATGACTTGACCTTCAATTTCGTATCCTTGGTAACAGTAACCACTGTTGTTGTTGACTGAGGGTTCGCAAGGCTTGGAAATATGGGAATGGCGGCTGAAATATTGAGAAGACTGGCAGAGGTGGTACAGGACACATTAACAGTACTTTCCCTTTTATCCCTTCGAAATTGATTTAGTAGTTCTAGCCAAGACTAGATTATGCGGCTAGAAGATTAGTGAACATAGATAGAGGACTTCCGGAACTCGACAAAGTTGCTAtgtgctgttctttggtgtgctaagactaagagtgtcgtagagtttactctttgagataacagtttttctgtcaggtttTTGCAGTTTTCGGAGCAACTTCAGGATACCacgccacagctaaccactattgtttcccctatgcgacatcttttgaagaacgagacttaatacaatagagcctattcttattcaatgaaatgcaaataagtggcggggtattctgaagtttagcccagttttccttggtggtatgtccatttctttctttgcaatgtctttagttgtgactgagatagtttgccttccgtttctctcgaatcactactcgatttttcactttgaattttcaagtattccattgcttcattgtaaaattgatcttcgataaacatggttagttgtgatttacatgtatttcgcttctgcttttgcttaaagtcatctaatctttgataaaatattttgtgCGATACACACTGCATTGTCGAGTTGTTTTCTTCTAACGAAACTGCCGAAgtctaaatgtgaataaattgaagtttgaaccgagagtggcctgggatgaataataaaatatttggacagagagtggcctgggatgaatattaaaatatttaattataaattatcatggtaagtttgcatgatctgcttgtgtggtcaagtggataagagagtggacaacagatccagaggtagggagttcaagttcaagttcgcgtgagtaaaaaagaaagtcttgatAGAGGTGATGGAGAAGATGAGGGAGGGGAGGAAagtagaaaaaaagaaagaaataacgtgttcttttttagaccccctaaaaaccacgcccctgttttttaactacaccccaaaaaaaggaaaatcccttttttagacagttgataaaaataaaccagtacaattaaaattgtaccagttcaatatattttgtaccagttcaatatattctgtaccagttcagaaaaaattgtaccaaaggaacaaattgtactacaACAGATACTCTTAAGAGCTATGACGGGAACTTGAAAACCCTGCATGTTTCATAAGCAAAAGTAATGGTCCCCTCTTATGTTAAATGATGGTCGCCCGATTCCCAGAAAATACCCGAGGAGCTGAGTGAGTAGATGGAAAGAGAGAAGGAGGCTCAGAGTCGAACAATTTCGTCGAGTCCCTGAAGTCCTCTATCTATGTTCACTAATGTTCTAGCCGCATAATCTAGTCTTGGCTAGAACTACTAAATCAATTTCGAAGGGATAAAAGGGAAAGTACTGTTAATGTCTCCTGTACCACCTCTGTCAGTCTTCTCAATATTTCAGCCGCCATTCCCACATTTCGGAGCCTTGCGAACCCTCAGTCAACTACATTCAGTGGTTACTGTTACCAAGGATATGAAATTGAAGGTCAAGTCATTCATGTGTGAAGTTCAATTCAAAACTTGCAAGttgaatttgaaacttgaaagtcGAATGTGAAATATAGAATTTTCCACTTCAATGTCAAATTTAAAACTTCAATGTCAAATTCAGtacttggatgtcaaattcaaaacttcgaTGTCAAATTAAAAACTTCAATGTTGGATATAAAACTTCAATGTCGTATATGAAAATCAAgactcaaatttgaaacttggaTGTCAAATGCTGATGTCGAATTTTGGCGGTGATATAATGCCATATATATATGGTCCATGTGTGATCTTGGTGTGCAGAGCTAGCATGGGTTCAGTATTATTGCACTTAAGctgcggctacacgagcgatttttgtctcgcgccggtgatgcgattttttcagattttgtcacGTTGGCTGCacgccagggtggctacacttgtgacaaattttggcgacaaatagaAGGCCGCacgaatcgcatacttcaagagacctgggcactattAACAGAGattcctactttaatttcattggctaaatagtcTTTAGTCGCATCGCAAGCGCGGacaaaaagttgcagggtggctactatgtatctctgcgattttgtcgcgaaagtttcaactctggcgacttttacttgcgattttttcacccgtCGCGtagccagttcaagggtggctacacgtgtgattttcatatcgcgctggcgacgcgacaaagtttgaaaaaatcgcatcaccagcacgagcaaaaaatcgctcgtgtagccgctgctttatgccaactctcccggattatctCCCAGGTACTGAATGAAGCCCAGTCTCATACAGGTCatcaaatctcccggataaaaacgattCTGAATCTTTTGAAGACTTTGCTCCATTATAGGCTCAAATTCCATccccaagttttaaaaaattccaaattttcaaacttgttTCATCGTTtttttaatgcatttcttcatgcTTGAGTTTTCAAACACTCATTGACAGAACTGATCAAAATGGCTTTCTTTACCTCTGTGTGTTATTGTTGAaatataaccgattgtttgattggatctccgttCAACTAATAAACATTTTTGGCATAAGTGCTCtgtttttccacaaatttgaCATTCAAGATTCACAAGGGAGGTAGATTTTTCTAGAGGAGGGGGAGTGTTGTTTCGGAGACCtgatggaaaaaatctccagattttagatctacAGAGTTTAACATCTCTGTTATTGGCTAACATTTTGTTGTCCAACATGTTAGAGCACCAATGATGTTAAACCAATGGTTTTAGTTCAATGAGTGTTGCCCAACATCACTACTGAACCAACAGAAAAACAATTTCCACACTGACATATTAACGTTGAGATGCACTCCCTAAGCACTAAGTAAAGATTCGTGCAAAAACTTTTAATGTGAGGCATCTTTATACTTTGGATAATATAATTTATCTGGAGATGATGAACTTGTTCACGCACTTTATTTTGGTGTCAAGTCTTCTGGCTCTGGGGCACTAGTTGAGGACACTGTATGTGgaaatcaaaatcaatttttgatCAAATCAAACATTTGTTTTAAACTAAGGTGATTTCCAGTCCATACTGCACAGTCTCAGCATCCTAATGTTTGTGAGTCTTGTTGGAATTCGAATTGATGTTATTCGTTATGAACcacttacatgtatctcatAGTTGAGGCATTTTAAATTCTTTTCCTAACTGTTTCTCTAATTTTTACAGCTCTCTGTTGATATGAGAAAGAATGAAGCATAAAGCTAATTGCATTCACAATGGTGGTTGACATGAAACTTAGTATTTTCGTCATGTAAGTGGTTGTAAAACATTACATTTTGTGATGTCTTAcataaatcaaaacaaaaaacataaacaaacgtTTGAGAGTGGGCAGTACGGACTGAAAATCACCcttaaggagaggggaaaactggagtacccaggaaaaaacctctcggaggagagtagagaaccaacaaactcaacccacatatgaggccaggccacattggtgggaggtgagtattggtactccccctcccctcccctcccctccccctttgAACATTGAGAACCAGTTTTTTTCTGAAAGTTAAAGCTGTGTCTGAACAAACAGTTATGAGCTTCTTGGGGTCTTAGGTGTCATATAAAATTGTGTACAGTATTTCTTTTAAGACCTGCAGCATTCTGTGTTTTTTAAAGACTGCTTTAAAGTGGGTCCAGATGGCTTACCAAACAATATTGATTTAGTGATCAAGGAGTTTTTTCTCAAGTTGAAGGATGTTGAGCAGTGTTTTTCCAACAATTCAAAGGTAAGTTGCTTCCTACAATACTGGTAACTGCTTTAAGTAACTGTaatcaatgtcaatgtcaaatgATTTAATACTAGTATGGTGAgggtaattttatttttttatttatatatcatAAAATGGTAAGCaattaacaaattatatttaacTGTATTAACTACCGTAAACACCTGCAGATAAAGCTGCACCctgaattttggaaaaaaagttctttgaaagaaatcaaaagaaatccaaagacaagtctttagaagtcttcttcatccacAAAGACgaaatatttcaattttcaaattattgaattagtaAAATGCATATCTATAATCACAAATACTCGACAagcctttgaaataaaatggtgtagATACTAGAATATCTGGgctttgctaaaagcaggcccgcggcccacggcccagcggcccgtcggcccggcggcccgaaggcccagtggcccgaaggcccagcggcccacggcccacggcccgggacggcccggcggcccggtagcccagtcctgattttccacagtttttttgtccagcgtAAATCCACgagcatgcacagatctgcatcgggtttgggcgtgcaaaatggacgatgGTGAggttgaataggccatttccgagtacatgtctgcc
Above is a window of Montipora capricornis isolate CH-2021 chromosome 6, ASM3666992v2, whole genome shotgun sequence DNA encoding:
- the LOC138052956 gene encoding osteopetrosis-associated transmembrane protein 1-like, encoding MMYSHSIIPLLWSILLLVLQTKTDSTFQPRCQGLLQNFAEVVSNFTFCAVNNSRPFRFCCHCKDHYVETVKRHRVIVDDKTCHSDLIMGEKYQLVESAYNFVEGLWKSSNCPHCFKVGPDGLPNNIDLVIKEFFLKLKDVEQCFSNNSKNGQIVPIPVNNSNSSEINKGLCENCEKIYKSLEESYKAITNSDSLEYKICADVSASMNYTRQCWSKTFHCVKINTDTVSVVALTVFFCLLPVIFYTSVKLHGDSNNKKTESYSRVS